GACGGCCCTGCTGCTGGTCGGCTGCACCCTCGGGCTGGCGCTGTGCGGCGCGGTGATCCTGGTACGGCCGGGGCACTGAGCCGGAGCCTGAGCCAGGGCATGGGGCCGGGGTGCGGCGCCGGGGTCCGGCGCCACCACGGCGGGCGGCAGAGGTACGGTGACGCGACCCCCGCCGTCCCGGGTCGGGACCGACTCCCGCCCCGGCAGCGGGACATGAGAGACCACCGGACGAGGGGACACACCCGCATGGACGACTCGGCAGCACGGGACACGCCGGCACGGACCCCGGCAGCACACGCCTCGGCGGCACCGACCCCCGAGCCCTACCTCACCGAACTGGCCGCCGGGGTCCACGCCTTCATCCAGCCGGACGGCGGCTGGTGCCTGAACAACGCGGGCTTCGTCACCGACGGGGACGCCACCCTGGTCGTGGACACCGCCGCCACCGAGCGCCGGGCGCGCCTGCTGCGCCGCCGGATCGCCGAGAGCGGCGCGCCCACGCCCCGCATGGTGGTCAACACGCACCACCACGGCGACCACACCTACGGCAACTGCGTCTTCGCGCCCGAGGCGACGGTCATCGGGCACGCCTCCTGCCGCCGTGAGCTGCTGGCCGCCGGGCAGCAGCTGCACGCGGTGTGGCCCGAGGTGGCGTACGGCGACATCCGTCTGACGGCGCCCGAGGTCACCTACACCGACGAGCTGGCCCTGCACGTCGGGGACATCGAGGTGCGGCTGATCCACCCCGGCGTGGCCCACACCACCGGCGACACCGTCGTCTGGCTGCCCCGGCAGCGCATCGTCTTCGCCGGGGACCTGGTCTTCCACGGCGGCACCCCGTTCGTCTTCATGGGGTCGCTGACCGGATCGCTGCGGGCACTGGAGTTGCTGCGCACCCTGGACGCGGTCACCGTCGTCCCCGGGCACGGCCCGGTGACCGGCCCCGAGGTGTACGACGGCATCGAGCGCTACCTGCGGTTCGTCGGCCGGCTGGCGCAGGAGGGCCGGGCGGCCGGGCGTACGCCGCTGGAGGTGGCCCGGGAGGCGGACCTCGGCCCGTTCGCGGAGTTGGCCGAGAGCGAGCGGCTGGTGGCGAACCTGCACCGGGCGTACGCGGAGCTGGCGGGCACCGCGCCGGGGGCGCCGCTCGACGTGGTGGCCGGGTTCGCCGATATGACGGTGATGAACGGCGGGGTGCCGATGGCGTGTCACGCCTGACCACGGCCGTGCGGGCGGAGGCCTGAGGGGAGGCCGGGCGCGTCCGGGACCGCGAGCGTGGCGGAAAATCCCCGCGTGACCCACGCCCCACGGCCCGGCACTGGACGCCATACCGACTAGTCGGCATGATCGTGCTGCAACCGATCGGCCGACCGACCGTCCACTCCGTACGGAGGAGCACGATGAGCAAGGGCACCCCTCCCCCGCAGCCCGAGGGCCAGGAGGATCCTCCCGGCCTCGACCTGGAGCGATTGCGCGAGCATCTGGGCCGGGAGCGGCCGGGGCTGGCCGGCGGCCCGCTGCGGGCCCGGCTGATCGAGGGCGGGCGGTCCAATCTCACCTACCGCGTCACCGACGGCGCCGCCTCCTGGGTCGTCCGGCGGCCGCCGCTCGGCCATGTGCTGGCGACCGCGCACGACATGCGGCGCGAGCACCGGGTCATCAGCGCCCTGCACGAGACACCGGTGCCGGTGCCCGAGGCGCTGCTGCTGTGCGAGGACGAGTCGGTCATCGGCGCACCCTTCTATGTGATGGAGCTGGTCGAGGGCGTGCCCTACCGCACGGCCGGCCAGCTGGCCCCGCTCGGGCCCGAGCGCACCCGGGCCGTGGTGCTCTCCCTGGTCGATACGCTCGTGGACCTGCACGCGGTGGACCCCGAGGCGGTCGGGCTCGGCGACTTCGGCCGCCCCGAGGGCTTCCTGGAGCGCCAGCTGCGCCGCTGGGGCAAGCAGTTGAGTGCGTCGAAGAACCGTGACCTGCCCGGGATCGACGAGCTGCACGAGAGGCTGGGCCGGGCGCTGCCCGCCTCGCCCGCCCCGGCCGTCGTCCACGGCGACTACCGCCTCGACAACGTCCTGATCGGGTCCGACGACACCCTCAAGGCCGTCCTGGACTGGGAGATGTCCACGCTCGGCGATCCGCTGACCGACCTCGGCCTGCTGGCGATGTACAGCTCGGACCTGGGCCTGCCGCAGTCGCCGGTGAGCACCACCAGCAGCGCCCCCGGGCACCCCTCGCCGGGCGAGCTGATCGAGCGTTACGCCGCCCGCTCGGGCCGGGACACCTCCGCCATCGCCTGGTACACGGCGTTCGCCTGGTTCAAGCTCGCCGTGATCCTCGAGGGCATCCACTACCGCTTCACGCTCGGCCAGACCGTCGGCGCCGGGTTCGACCGGATCGGCGAGCTCGTCCCCGTCTTCATCGACCACGGACTCACCACCCTCAAGGAAGGCTGAGGCACCCATGGACTTCGCATACGACGCCCGGACCGAGGAACTGCGCGCACGGCTCCTGACGTTCATGGACGAGCACGTGTACCCGGCCGAGCGGACCGCCCATGAGCAGCGGGCCGCGCTCGCCTCACCGTGGGACACCCCGGCGATCGTCGAGGAGCTGAAGGCCGAGGCCCGGCGGCAGGGGCTGTGGAACCTCTTCCTGCCGGACGCGGAGCACGGCGCCGGGCTGACGAACCTCCAGTACGCTCCGCTGGCCGAAATCACCGGCCGCAGCCCCCAGTTGGCGCCCACCGCACTGAACTGCGCGGCACCGGACACCGGCAACATGGAGGTGCTGGCGCAGTTCGGCAACGAGGCGCAGCAGAAGCAGTGGCTGGCGCCGCTGCTGGCCGGTGAGATCCGGTCGGCGTTCGCGATGACCGAGCCGGAGGTGGCCTCGTCGGACGCCACC
This portion of the Streptomyces sp. 2114.4 genome encodes:
- a CDS encoding MBL fold metallo-hydrolase, whose protein sequence is MDDSAARDTPARTPAAHASAAPTPEPYLTELAAGVHAFIQPDGGWCLNNAGFVTDGDATLVVDTAATERRARLLRRRIAESGAPTPRMVVNTHHHGDHTYGNCVFAPEATVIGHASCRRELLAAGQQLHAVWPEVAYGDIRLTAPEVTYTDELALHVGDIEVRLIHPGVAHTTGDTVVWLPRQRIVFAGDLVFHGGTPFVFMGSLTGSLRALELLRTLDAVTVVPGHGPVTGPEVYDGIERYLRFVGRLAQEGRAAGRTPLEVAREADLGPFAELAESERLVANLHRAYAELAGTAPGAPLDVVAGFADMTVMNGGVPMACHA
- a CDS encoding phosphotransferase family protein, whose amino-acid sequence is MSKGTPPPQPEGQEDPPGLDLERLREHLGRERPGLAGGPLRARLIEGGRSNLTYRVTDGAASWVVRRPPLGHVLATAHDMRREHRVISALHETPVPVPEALLLCEDESVIGAPFYVMELVEGVPYRTAGQLAPLGPERTRAVVLSLVDTLVDLHAVDPEAVGLGDFGRPEGFLERQLRRWGKQLSASKNRDLPGIDELHERLGRALPASPAPAVVHGDYRLDNVLIGSDDTLKAVLDWEMSTLGDPLTDLGLLAMYSSDLGLPQSPVSTTSSAPGHPSPGELIERYAARSGRDTSAIAWYTAFAWFKLAVILEGIHYRFTLGQTVGAGFDRIGELVPVFIDHGLTTLKEG